The genomic interval ACGTCTCCATTTTCTATTGGATCATGTAAATTACAACTTTACACCATAACCGATTTGAAGCttttctcaataaaaattaacacTTGATGATACTTAATTAATCCAAAcacaacaataattatattaaggTTCATCATGATTATATgcattactaatatatatatgtgtgtgtgtcgtgtgtgtgtgtgtgatgttTTCCAGTTgtaagataatatatatttatgtgtgtgtgtgatgttTTTCGGTTGTAAGATGTTTTTCGATTgtaagataatatatatttatgagtcGTGCTATATACAGTCCTCCTTAGAGGACTGTATTGTAGACCTAGTGAATGAAATGACTAAATTGTCCTCATTTTTAGGCTTGAATTGACTACATTACCCCATCTTTCTTCtacaaccaaaaccaaaacatttgaaattgGAATATTGTTTTCGCCTCTGCAGCGTGTGCCCCAACAGATTTCTACCATCGCCAGCCACCACAACCCAATCTTCTCCACCATCGACGGAACAACCACCTCCACCATCGACGGAGGATAATCCCATTCACAAACAAGTGGAAACcattcacaaatttttacaaACAAGTGGAGTGCACAATAATAAGAGGATAATCACAGATAATCAATTCTCTTGAACATGACTAATACATAAAGATCTTAACACAAATTTATAGAACCAAACAAGAATTAACACAAATTTACATAATCAATTCATTGTACCATGAGCGGTGACAATGACCAAATTCACGGCGACGATGATGGGGTGAGGGGGACTGCATTGGTTAATTTCAACTGAGTCTGGGCGCAAGGGGGATTTAATCTGGGTATGGGCTGGTTTCAACTTCACTAAGGGGGGGCGATGGGCAGCTTTCATCTAGGCGTAAGGGGGCGACAACTTTTACTCACTGGTTTGTTCCTTCACTGGGCGAGTTCCTCATCACTTTTCTTTCGATTTCATTACCTTATGTCTAAGGAGGACTGATTTGTTCCCTGTAATGAAATGCAGTGTTTCATTGAAACACTGCTTTCATTAAGCTTGCAATGCAGTCTCCGTTCAAGGACTTCAATAAGAATAACTCTATATTTATATGCATGTAACTTTCCCAATGactttatttacttattaaactaattaaattccacctcctatatatatatatatatatatatttagtagtAATGCATATAATCATGATGCACcgtaatataattattgttgtgTTTGGATTAATTAAAAGTGTCATGCATGTGCTTTACAACcaatttttgttattaaacttatgaacatttttcttaatagttttaaaaccaaaggaaaaaaagttaatGAACAAACTCATAAAAAGATCGAGTGAGTGCAACTTTTAAAACCTGTATTggaaaatttacaaactaacatgatttataaaattatttttattgtaaaatagatttaacgtatcatatgaaattatgttagtttgtgaatttatttttataaaatctttttataattcatatatcatttctttttatataaatatgctACATGTCTTTAGAAggacaaaataaacaaattaccAAAGTCCACAATCAATCACGacgtttaataatttgagagagGAAAAAACACGACCATTAGACATTTCaaccatattttatatattcttttttaataaaactcacattaaaaaaaaattaaaattaaacagaGCGTATCTAATTTGGGCCTTTGCCCTGCACCTAACATTACTCCTCACGCAATTGGTAAGCTGACGCCCACACGCCCACACGCGCGTTATGCAGAAATTCCTACCTTCCTATCAAACGTTGCCAACATTTTGCTGTTTGACAAATTGCATGGCTGTTGTCGAATGTCTTCAACGTTGTTGTTTCattgtcttttctttctttttccattctCTCTCCCGGATGTGTGCGTGCACTGCCTGGCCCTACTTGGGTCTCCAACGAAAAGGTGGGTAGGTTTTTACAGTGGAAACAGCAATGGTTTATCACATTCACATATAGTGGAGCACCGGGTCCACACGGCCTTGCGTCACGTCCAAATATTTCTGGTCGTAGGTCATTTTCTCACACCTCAGTATAATATGTTATTACATAAATGGTTGAATAAGATTACGCAGTTAGATTTGTATGCAGTCataatttttacagaaaaacAAACTGAGGCGGACCGCCCTACCCATGGCTAATTCTACAGCTGTCCTTGACGTTCCTTCTTGATTATCCCATTTGACTtgatctcttatttttttagtgtCAACACCGTCCGGTGGGGTCACTGCAATTCTTGGCTGCGATGGTATGAActttttgttattataatttaatatatgaactATTGCTTTGTTTTTTAGTCGCTATTCTTAGTCAGTGTTTCTGTTTCGGAGGTACATTTATGGGCTCTAAAGTACTTCCTGAATTCTAGATTTGTGGTGGGTGATAGCTGTAGTACTACTGGACTAGGGGCTTGATCACCGTGAGTCAATACTTAGATGCAATTAGCTTTTGGGTTCGTTAAATTGTTGGAGTTATTCTGCTAGCTTGTGTTTTGACATATGAgtccctaattttttttataatgggtTTTATTAgattatgttttgcttttcaCTCTTCTGTCAATGGCTGTCATGCCCACCTCCTTACCGAATGAAATAGCCGCAGTGTCATTAGTTTCAGTACTACAGATTTGTTGTCATGAAAATGAAGTTTTAGCTTTTCAGCAATTCTGGGTCGTTGTTGAATTTTCAACAATATCACGCATCTATGTTTATGTATTAGAAAATTGCAACATGGGTGAAGGACCattatgtattcttttttttcgCAAGTTGAGGTTGAAGATGTCTGTTTGATATGTCCATACCTTTTCTGTCCTTTCTATTTGGTCGTGATATGGATCTTCCTTTTATTTGCCATCAAAATAAGCCTACCCTTAGGCTCTCTCATCAGGTTATGCTGAAATACCTCTTATTTAACTGGTGATTACAACTTACAAGCTTGCTACTGTTTCTATATTCAAGGACCTGTCTGTTGAAAGTCCAAAATATTGGTGATTCTGGCCTCTGGTGGGAATTTATCTTGAGACTATGAGAACCAATCGAGGGAAACGCTCTGAGGTATGTTTTAATGTCAACGAGTCTTTCTGTAACCCATTTTTATGtgtcaaaattatatatatcattcttgAAGATGTGTTTTGCCAATTACATTTGATTGCAGGCCTTTTGGCCTTCCATTGTGATGAAGAAGTGGCTAAATATCAAGCCGAAGGTGTATGAGTTCAGTGAAGATGAGGTTGACACTGAAACTGAAAGTGAAGATGATGGTATGTTTTAGCATGTTTCTCATGACATGTTAATCCATTTTGTTTCTTTGCTTGATCagtgtttcttcaaattttgtacaGCTTGCTCTCTTAAAGATGAAAGAATGCACGTGCCTGAGGATCGTGCCCAGAGGACACAGGGGAACCTTTTCACTCGGCCCAGTAAAACTTCAGGCAGTACTTTGATTTCTATGGGTGATTGATCCTATTAGGATGAGACTGCTTTCTCAAGTTCTATTTTCTGCTTACACTTATGGATACTTGTTGTCATATTTAGTATTACTGGAACTTTTTGCCATTTATGTGTGCTTATTTCTTCTAAGAACATTTGTGGTGCAGCTCCTTTAgattttgattatattatattgtggATCTCTCATCTGTTTAATGTTCCTGGTTTTGTTTCTTAGTTGAACATAGAAATTGTTTGTTCTAATTTGGAAGCAATTATGGTCAAAATCTGTTTTGCTTTTTCTATATCATTGATGTGACCTTGGATCCAAAACATTTTGTTGTTTGTGGAAAAATATGCGAGAAAAGGTAGGAGAAAGATCAActttgctcaaaacagaaactatatTTAAAGCATTTAAAGCAATTGTCTTCTAATTCCTTCATACTTTCTGAGATCTGAGTGGaggcaaaataaatttttactcaATTAGCTCAGTAAATTTTAGCAtgatttcctatattttttttaaagcttgtCATCTGATAAATTTCCTCTGTGGTTTTGCTTTCCACTCATCCAGGTACATCTTCCACGGATTATCGGTTAAGGCACAGGAGAGGAAAATCCGAAACTTTGCGTGCACAGTACATTAATACAAAGGATGTGAGGTTTGTGGTTGACCTGTGTATGCCATCTAAAGCTATTAATATTTTGGTTCTTATTGGAATTTTGTAACGAAAGTTAATTTACTGTAGGGTGACAATTGGTACTTGGAATGTTGCTGGAAAACTTCCAAATGAAGATCTTGAGATTGATGACTGGCTTTGTACAGAAGAGCCAGGAGATATTTACATTATTGGGTGAGTGATTACTCACCCCTTGATCGGTggtttattaaaagaaattggtTAAGATACATTAGATTACAAAGGGTAATAGTGCCTTCACAATGTGTTTTGAAGAAATTATTGTCGAAGAATAGTTTATATTGAAGGCCATATTCCATGAGATGGTCTGATAAGTGAAGTTTATATTGAAGACCATCTCATGGAATACGGTGAAGAACAGTAGAATAATGGACTTATAAAAATGACAATATTGTAATGGCAGCTTGGATGTCACATAAACATTGATTGAATTGATAAATATATCGTTTACATTGGGTTGTTTTCATATCATTGCTGGtatttacattttaattttCCAAGTACTGCACATGGAGAAAAGAAAGTTTACGATATGCCATTAGAGGAAAGTATACATGTAAACTAAATAGAAATGTATTTTCCAAACCTCTGAAATTGGGCTAGGAACCCATGTGCATGTTGTATCATAGTATACGATACTTGACGTGATGCTTAGTGAggtttttatcaatttttccTGACTGGATAATGGGTAAGCCAAATACAAATACATGACAATTGCATTTCAAGTATGAATCAACATTTTCTCGTTTCACTTGTACTTCATCTGGATTCTTGGCATATTTGACTCCAGAATCTGAAGCGCTCATAATACATGCATGCTTAATGTCTAGTCAAGGACTTCTTTCTACATTAAACAAGAATTTCGTCTCTGAACAGCTATGCAGAACACAATTGTATGAATCTTTTACCATGGGAGTTCGTGGTTGCTCTTCATGATTATCCTTCATGGTTTCTCTTCATGATTATCCTATATGCATGCTATTCTAGGGAGATTGTCGACTTTTGCTTATTAGTTACAGGAGTTTTAACCATAAATATGCTAAATTTCCTTGCTCAATTGTTCTCGGTGAAGGTTCTGCTACCAACTAGCTTTCCATGATTTTGGCAGTCCACTCATAAGTATTTACCTGGGGTCTGAGAGCTTGTTCTGGAATGTTTCAAATCTTGATGGATTACACTTAAAAATCGACCATggatttttatgaataaaaacaaataatctcTATGCATCTGCTCTATCAGCATAGTAACCCACTTCCCTGACAATTCCTCCAAATTCAGGCCCAAAATACTTGAAAGATATTTGAACCGGAGTAATCATGTTCATATTGCATTTTGTCACAGATTCTTCGAGCACTCTGGAAACAAACAGATTCCTAATGATTAAATGATGGTGTCAAATTTCCAACTTTTCAATAAGCAGCATCTTGCATATTCATATATTCCTGATCGCTTAAGCTGCGATGTTTTCCATTTActtatatgttatttatatcTAAACTGAAAAACTAATAGAGCTTGTGCTGTCCTTCATGATTTGCCGAGTGTTGACATTGCTGCCTTGTTTGCAAACTCAGTGCTAAAATCAATCTGTCTCTGTatgtctgtctgtctctctctctctctctctctctctctccgcctcTCTTCCTCGCTCTACAAGGGTGAGTTAGTTAGTTATGATGAAGCTTTTGGCTGCTGAGATGGTTTAGTAGTCTATTTAATATCGATTTATGTGCCTGTTCCAGTTTTCAAGAGGTAGTCCCTTTGAATGCCGGGAATGTTCTGGGAGCAGAGGATAGCCGGCCTATTCAAAAATGGGAGGCAATAATTCGAAAAACTCTCAACAAATCTTTGGATCCTAAAAGCAAACACAAGAGTTATAGTGCCCCACCCTCCCCAGTGCTAAGGACTTCTTCTGTTGCTGATGTTCTTGCATCTGAGATTGATGTTCATCCATTAGAGATGATGTGTGAGGAATACACCaggaagaaaaaattttatgacAAGGAACAAGAGACACTGGATAAAGGAACTGATATTGGAATGCATTCTCAATTCAGGAGAATATATGGCATTGATTTCACCAGTAGATTAGACTGGCCTGAGCATTCATTAGATGCAACCCCTCAGGTAGTCTCCTCCAATTCAAAGTTGCGGAGAGTATTTAGCAGTTCGGGAAGAATTGGATATAACTTGACAGAGAATTCTCTACTAGGGAGTCCACAAAGTTTTGCATTAGATGGTAGTAGATTGAAACGAATGCATAATAGCTCTGGTGATCTAGGCTTGATGTGGATGGAGCAGCAAGAGAAGCCTGAAGTTCTCGATTCTCTCTCTGATGTTTCCAACACCTTTTCTGATGAGGAAGATGGTTTTTTTGAATTACCAGAGGAGCAGCATAATTTTGAAGTAACCGAAAATGGTGTGAAGTCATGTCCTAGGTATGTGCGAGTTGTCAGCAAGCAGATGGTAGGGATATATGTATCAGTTTGGGTTCGAAAGAGGTTGAGAAGGCATATCAACAATTTGGAAGTTTCTCTTGTTGGAGTCGGTCTAATGGGCTACATGGGAAACAAGGTAGTTCCTGTACTTTCATGCTAGAACTTGAAAACCTTGAGTTCCTCTTCCTGAACATAAGCGTGTATATGCAAAAAAAACACATCGTGGTTGTGCTGGCAttgttttatcatttaaatagaCCGATACATATGgtgacccaaaaaaaaaaagaagaatgaacATTGAAGGTTCATAATGGCAGTCATAGCCTCTACAATTATATGTATTACATCATTGTAAAAGTCAGTACAGAATTACATCACACTGCATCATGCTATGGAGGGTTGCTGACTCCATACCACTAAATGTGAAGTACTGTTTGGTTAATCCACCTGATTTATGTACTTTTATGGCACAGAAACAGTGCCCTCCAAATTGTGATATGTTGCAATGTGATTGGTAGCATGCTCGTGATTCAAGTAATTGTAGAGGAGAAGACATGTCACTGTATATGATGATTATCAAACCTAGTTTTTATATGTTACTGGATGTCATAACCAACATGTGTTTTGTGGTTGCTGATGTAGGGCTCTGTTTCTGTTAGCATGTCCCTGTTTCAATCACGAATGTGCTTTGTTTGTTCTCATCTGACCTCTGGTCAGAAGGATGGGGCTGAGCAGAGGCGTAATTCTGATGTCTATGAAATAATACGACGTACCCGTTTCTCATCTTTCTTTGAAACAAATCAACCACAGACTATTCCTTCTCATGAGTAAGCATTATTTGGCATTTGAAATTCCATATTCATGCATTGCAAAATATGTTCGCATgagttttattttgtattgaaaattgTTGGAGCATAGAATTCAGATTTGGTACTATGCCTATGTTTCTGCATTATTCAAAACCTTCCTCATACTGAGacttgattttgttgattttgagtgaCAGAAAGCATTAATAGTATATGACTTCGAGTGGAAATACATGTGCTTCCCTCGTAACTTACAAACTTAAGTGCAAGAGTTGTTTCCAAATGCCTCTGTAGCTTCTTAGGTAGATCTTGTCCCTTCTTCAGCCCCATATCCTCCCCCTACTGCAGATCTCACCCCTTTTTTCAGCCCCATATCTCCCTTACTGCCTACTCATTCAAGGGGGATGGAAACTGGTCGAATCCATGCCCACAAGATGGGTATCACTTGGGCTCCTGGCCATGTAATCAGTCCAAGGGTTGTGGAGCATCATGATCAACTTCTTGTGGAATAAAAAACAGAGAAGACAATAAAAGCATGAAAACTTGCCGTGGTCATTGGCTGAGGTGGATGGAGAGGATGACAGTGTGGTGGTGTGGCTATGATGGTGTGGGCTGGAAGTGAGTAAGTTGGGATTGAGAGTTTAATCCACAGACATGAGAGGGTGGGAGATGGTTGGATAGGGAGGCTGTGTGGTGTCTATATGTAgagcaaaaaagaaatgaaagtgtTATTACCATTGTGGTAAAGAGaataagaggaagaaaagaaaattgaatattCTACACTCTATTTTGAAGCATAGAAAAAAACACCCTATTCTGAaagatatttttgaattttttaaagttgtatAGGCGGGGAGGGTGGGTTCTGCACTTGCGACCCTAAAACTGCTATCTGCCCGCAAGGTACCGACTTTTAAAAGGTGCCCACGCCTGGCTGGGTAATGTGCAAAAGGTTACCTATTACCCTTTCGTCTGGGCGTAGCTTAGTGAACGGGCAGGTTTTACCTGGCCTGTTGAGCACCCCTAGCCATGAATCGGCATGACAAAACAAAAGGAACCAAAATTCATGGGTTGGATGTATTTTCTTGCTCAAGGCCAAATAGCAGAAACCTGGAAAACCTGTCACAATGGAGAAGCAGCTtcgaattttcaattttatcttcAAGCACACATGTTCTCATATTTGTATCTTTTTCACTGATTGCTACCTTTTGAAATATCATGGCATAGTTTCTTACGTCAAGAAGAACAATTGAAAGAAGGTAGCATGCTGCTCAACTTTGAACATTTGAGGACATTGGTTTGAGACTGTCACAAGTTTCAAAAAAACAGATTTTAGGTATATACACTTCAAACCCAGGAAGGTGGATATCTAATAACTTTGAACAACTAAACAGTTTTGCGTTTGATGCAGCAAAAAGAACAAATTATAAGCGAAAATAGTGCTTTTGTTCAATTTGTATAGAGTTTAGTTACAAAAATTACATGGTAAGACTGGTCCAAATGATATTTCGGAGACATTTTATGAATTGAAGATAAAGAGACTCTTTAATATTTATGGTCAAATTTTGAGTAGAGTTTTagtgtgaaaaatattttgactttactAACATGTAATTGCCCAAATGTTTCGTATGGTCATTTTAGAATCTCCAgtaattttttgtctttatcatttttacaTTGAATATGAATTTGTGATTGGATCCCATTGTAAACAGTCAGATATTCTGGTTTGGGGATTTGAACTATCGTATCAATATGTTGGATACAGAAGTTAGGAAACTGGTTGCTCTTAGAAGGTGGGATGAACTTCTCAAAAATGATCAGGTGAGACTCATAATACTCTAATTTTGCATGACTGTGATATGGTTAGCCTTTCTTATTATTGGGACCTTTTCTGCCCGTATACTTGTTCCAGCTTGCCAGGCCAACTAAAGTGGCAAATATATGTGTCCTACACCAACCCAAATGTGAATCTACCTAAGATTTAAAAGTGTGATATATATTTGATCTTTAGACCTTAACAGAAACTACTTACTTTCAGAACTTCTGGATcatgcagatttttttttttttattatgtaatgCAATGTTGTGGCATACAGTTTATTCTGAACCAGAAGCAAAATTTCTTTCTAAgtatgtaattttcttttctttcatctcAAGAAGATAATGTAGACAgattaatgaaaatatatttgctgAAAATCTTAAATATGATTCTCATTTCAAGACACCAATTAGTCattttttctatcaattttCTCAGGAATGTTGCTGCGTTCCCCTTCCCACCCCCAATCCCTTTCAAATGATTTTAATCACATAATTGATGCTGCAGCTAAGCAAAGAACTCCGGAGTGGACATGTATTTGATGGATGGAATGAGGGCGTGATAGACTTTCCACCTACTTACAAGTATGAAACCAACTCTGATAGATATGTTGGTGAGAACCCAAAAGAAGGGGAGAAAAGATCTCCGGCCTGGTAAGTACTACTTTCTTGGGACTAGCAAGAGTACAAACCTGGTGTTGATGAGAAGGGCTGGTGAGGAGAAATGTAATAAGTATGTCAGATTGTCCTTTTGTAACACGTTTGATGTGCTTTTCATTTCACTACAAGGGTATATAATTTAATTCATCCATTCATaattttgcatttattttttttagtttttctatatattttctttgaagtttCTAATTTCCATGGTGCCTATGGGTGTGCATGTGTTGGgtttgtttggttttggtgTGCAAGTGATCAGTGTGGATTGGTTTAGGTCATCTCTTTAGGCTAGTTCTATCATGTCCATTCAACCCTTTAAGTTCAACGATAGCTTGAATCACTTTTGCCAGaatgttaaattatttggtTCTTTAAGCATTCCAATACTCCATTTAACCATATAAATTCCAACTATTTCATCAATTCATTTCCATTGTTTCTCTTTTTGGCCAAAACCCCAATGACACCTATatcaaactttttgttaaaagtttGGTTAAGCAGAGATTTTGGAAGCGGTGCCCATTTGGGCCTAAAAAATGAACAAGTgcattcaatataaaatattacatcCATAAATATAAAGTTTGTTCGGATTCATTAGTTTGTCAAGGCATTGAACCTGACACAAAACCTTTCCTGTTGAGTTTTCTGATTCTGAAACAAACCGACCTGTAAAGAACCAATCAGAACACATTGGCATAGGTTGGTCGGCCGTATTAACAGTTCTTTGCACACCCTTGCACTGTTACTCTCACCAAGTTAACTCAACACTTCAGTGGTTAACATAAGACTGGCTGATTTGTTCAAATCTTGTTGATAGAGCTTGATCCCTCAAACCTTGAGGCTTTATTAGTCAGTTTGAACATATTCAACGAATACTGACCTTCGACAGTGTAGCCTTTTTTTTAGACACAAGCAGAATGCAAATTTTTGGATTGTAAACGAATGATATACTACTTGCTAATTGGGTATTTGATCTTTTATGCAGGTGTGATCGTGTGCTGTGGTTAGGAAAAGGTATAAAACAACTGTCCTACAAAAGGGCTGAATTAAGGCTCTCAGATCATCGACCAGTTCGTTCAAATTTCTTGGTTGAAGTTGAAGTCCTAGACCATCGGAAGCTGCAAAGGGCTATCAATTACAATAGCGCAGCTGTACATCCTGAAATTTTCCCCGACGAAGAGAGTTAGAATGAGAAATCTTAGCAGATACCAGGTAACTGCCCAGTTCATTATTGAAAATAAGTAATGATGAAAGACAGGCTTTAGCAAAGGCTTACAACAAGGATCAttataagtttcaaataattaaagtcaCATTGGGCTGTGTTCTATGGTTTTATAATCACCAGGAGGAAATCAATGGGAAATGCCTATAAATGCAGCACATGTAGAGTAAACTCTTAAGAGAGCAAAGGGCAATCCCATAACTGTCAACTGGCCTAccatatggaaaaaaaaaaaaaaagaaggcatTAGAGAAAAAAGAACCTCCCATACCCATCGATGCCAAAGGGAGGGAAAAATCTCCCTCTCCGGCCACTTCCATGATCAAAAGCCTATCCAGCCTTTTGTTCTTGGTACCAAGAAGCTGCCTCCATTTTTCTCCCAGTTTATCTGTAAGGAAGAAGCTCGATTTAGTGCCAACCGTCCACTATCAGATCCCATGCACCACCCCACAAGGTATAGCACGGGTCAGTCTTCCATCCCATCAAAATGATTGGAAAAATCTCTGGTGCATTGGCCCATGCACCTCTGCAGGCGCCACAGGGATCACATGCGTCGCCCATATCAAAGCTTCTTTggccaattttcttttttccttgagAAATAGTTATCTACCTTCTCCTTTGTCAAGGACCTGGAGGAACAGAGATTGGGTCTTTCCATCTCTCACTCGAAAATGGAAAACTGCAGTGCATCCCAATCAGAAATGGTCTACAAGCATGTCATTTCAGTTTTCTGGACTATATTGAAACCATCGATAAGGCAGTTTCCCCTTGGTTTGACCAGGGAATATGGGGATGGGTTTAGGACCAATTTATGAGCGTATATCACCTTCtttgtttgaattttctttatatacaCCGTGTCTGATATTATAAGATGATTCTTGGGCTCCCCCACTCACTCCTTTTGTATCTTTTGTATTTCTTTCAATGCATTGCATACTAAGGAAAAAGATATGTAGAGCCTTTACTAAAAAATCAGACAATACATGTAATAAATGAGAATCAATAATGAGAATGACAAGTTTAAtcttaagtaaaaaattaaagaagaagaagaagtgctaaactaataaaagagagaaataaactAATGTACTAATCTAAAACTAGCAATTTGGTAACGAGAATGATGAAAAAGACCgacttattttttagtttttgataggtaaaagaGAGTAACACTTATTGCACGCTAATAGTAGGAATTAAATATATTCAGGAGGCAAGaggaaaacaattttaaaaggcTACTAATTGCTCCCATAGCTGACCCTGCCTCCTTCCACTGTTGCTTGTGATATCCATTCAGCAGCATGGTTTGTTTACATGACCATGCATTTCTagagcttttttctttttggagtaACTGTTCATATATGTGCAACTCAAACTATAGACTTGATACTTTCTTACTGTTTgtagattattttaaaagattacTCCAGATATATGTGAAGACGGAACTTGAATTAACTACCTTGGTTCCATATCTCTTGATTTTCAGCCTCTGTTACATTTTCCATAAGGTAGGTGAATTTTGAATGTGGGATTTTATTTCCAATTGTTCACTGATTCACTCTGTATTTGACTAATTACAACATTTATCTGAAAGGAACCACATACATTTTAGATTCTCGCCAGTGCTAATTCTGAAATGCCTAGTCTTGGCACTGAAGAGTAGTCACGTTCTGAAGTCATTGTTTGAGCCTTTTGCATTTGTAGAACTATGAAGTATCCATAGATGTGCCGCAGACCATGAGATTTATTAACAGTAGATGAAGTTCAATACCAAATAGTTTGTGACCCACCATTACATGTCCCTTTCttgttcttcatctttttcattttggtcTTTTGGCATTTTAAAATTCATCAACTGTTAAATAGTTTCTTTGCAAGATACTCCTGAATGGTGTTTAGAGATCAAGTTGCTTGCTCAGTTATACTTTGAAGAATTTAATGAGCTTGTTGTTTCATGCATATAATAACGTTATATAATTC from Juglans regia cultivar Chandler chromosome 2, Walnut 2.0, whole genome shotgun sequence carries:
- the LOC109006130 gene encoding type I inositol polyphosphate 5-phosphatase 2-like isoform X2 translates to MRTNRGKRSEAFWPSIVMKKWLNIKPKVYEFSEDEVDTETESEDDACSLKDERMHVPEDRAQRTQGNLFTRPSKTSGSTLISMGTSSTDYRLRHRRGKSETLRAQYINTKDVRVTIGTWNVAGKLPNEDLEIDDWLCTEEPGDIYIIGFQEVVPLNAGNVLGAEDSRPIQKWEAIIRKTLNKSLDPKSKHKSYSAPPSPVLRTSSVADVLASEIDVHPLEMMCEEYTRKKKFYDKEQETLDKGTDIGMHSQFRRIYGIDFTSRLDWPEHSLDATPQVVSSNSKLRRVFSSSGRIGYNLTENSLLGSPQSFALDGSRLKRMHNSSGDLGLMWMEQQEKPEVLDSLSDVSNTFSDEEDGFFELPEEQHNFEVTENGVKSCPRYVRVVSKQMVGIYVSVWVRKRLRRHINNLEVSLVGVGLMGYMGNKGSVSVSMSLFQSRMCFVCSHLTSGQKDGAEQRRNSDVYEIIRRTRFSSFFETNQPQTIPSHDFLRQEEQLKEGSMLLNFEHLRTLV
- the LOC109006130 gene encoding type I inositol polyphosphate 5-phosphatase 2-like isoform X1; translation: MRTNRGKRSEAFWPSIVMKKWLNIKPKVYEFSEDEVDTETESEDDACSLKDERMHVPEDRAQRTQGNLFTRPSKTSGSTLISMGTSSTDYRLRHRRGKSETLRAQYINTKDVRVTIGTWNVAGKLPNEDLEIDDWLCTEEPGDIYIIGFQEVVPLNAGNVLGAEDSRPIQKWEAIIRKTLNKSLDPKSKHKSYSAPPSPVLRTSSVADVLASEIDVHPLEMMCEEYTRKKKFYDKEQETLDKGTDIGMHSQFRRIYGIDFTSRLDWPEHSLDATPQVVSSNSKLRRVFSSSGRIGYNLTENSLLGSPQSFALDGSRLKRMHNSSGDLGLMWMEQQEKPEVLDSLSDVSNTFSDEEDGFFELPEEQHNFEVTENGVKSCPRYVRVVSKQMVGIYVSVWVRKRLRRHINNLEVSLVGVGLMGYMGNKGSVSVSMSLFQSRMCFVCSHLTSGQKDGAEQRRNSDVYEIIRRTRFSSFFETNQPQTIPSHDQIFWFGDLNYRINMLDTEVRKLVALRRWDELLKNDQLSKELRSGHVFDGWNEGVIDFPPTYKYETNSDRYVGENPKEGEKRSPAWCDRVLWLGKGIKQLSYKRAELRLSDHRPVRSNFLVEVEVLDHRKLQRAINYNSAAVHPEIFPDEES